One Haloterrigena salifodinae DNA window includes the following coding sequences:
- a CDS encoding NAD(P)H-dependent oxidoreductase, whose product MNVLIVLGHPRTDSLCGALADAYRDGALEAGLEVRKLVVADCEFDPDVREVSPTDQPLEPDLREARDSIEWADHLVFVYPNWWGTMPARLKGFFDRVFTPGFAFVEYDEGEGAGHEGLLDDKTAELIVTMDMPPWVYRWIYRQPGNNAVKRATLGYAGIRTTRITNLGPVEESTAEERGGWLEKATRLGESLASGPDSRSTRVRRRATAWLKALRLQFYPMAWVAYSIGALAAAGSSGVGSSTAYWLGFAFLFFLEAATVLSNEYVDYPTDRENAFAGPFTGGSQVLVDGVLEFSDLRRGIAVALLLAVGTGAAALAIGPGSPVAGAAVMATLGVLALGYTLPPLELSYRTLGELDVAVTHSTGVLLVGYVLLGGSATDPLPWLLSIPFLLSVLPSITLAGVPDREADRAADKETIAVRFGVDGAARVATATAGLACLAALVWVAFDVGGGAYDPLIALSVPHALGLCWLLRDRLWDRTTPARIDGLMAAALSFLVWFGVVPLLNLL is encoded by the coding sequence ATGAACGTCCTGATCGTCCTCGGGCACCCCCGAACCGACAGCCTCTGTGGCGCGCTGGCCGACGCCTACCGCGACGGGGCGCTCGAGGCCGGTCTCGAGGTGCGGAAGCTCGTCGTCGCCGATTGCGAGTTCGATCCCGACGTTCGCGAGGTCTCGCCGACCGACCAGCCACTGGAGCCTGACCTGCGGGAGGCCCGGGACTCGATCGAGTGGGCCGACCACCTCGTCTTCGTCTACCCGAACTGGTGGGGGACGATGCCGGCGCGGCTCAAGGGCTTCTTTGATCGGGTCTTCACGCCCGGCTTCGCGTTCGTCGAGTACGACGAGGGAGAGGGCGCGGGACACGAGGGGCTACTGGACGACAAAACCGCCGAGCTGATCGTCACGATGGACATGCCGCCGTGGGTCTACCGCTGGATTTACCGCCAGCCGGGCAACAACGCCGTCAAGCGCGCGACGCTCGGCTATGCGGGAATCCGGACTACGCGGATCACCAATCTCGGCCCCGTCGAGGAGTCGACCGCCGAGGAACGCGGGGGGTGGCTCGAGAAGGCGACTCGACTTGGCGAGAGTCTCGCCAGCGGGCCCGATTCGCGGTCGACGCGCGTCCGCCGGCGGGCGACGGCGTGGCTGAAGGCGCTGCGGCTGCAGTTCTACCCGATGGCGTGGGTGGCCTACAGCATCGGCGCGCTGGCGGCCGCGGGGTCGAGCGGCGTCGGCTCGTCGACCGCCTACTGGCTGGGCTTCGCCTTCCTCTTCTTCCTCGAGGCGGCGACGGTGCTGTCGAACGAGTACGTCGATTACCCGACGGACCGCGAAAACGCGTTCGCCGGCCCGTTCACCGGCGGCTCGCAGGTGCTGGTCGACGGCGTTCTCGAGTTCAGTGACCTCAGACGGGGGATCGCCGTCGCGCTCCTGCTTGCCGTCGGGACCGGCGCAGCCGCGCTCGCGATCGGTCCCGGCTCGCCCGTGGCCGGGGCGGCCGTCATGGCCACGCTGGGCGTGCTGGCGCTCGGCTACACGCTGCCGCCGCTCGAGCTATCCTACCGGACGCTGGGCGAACTCGACGTGGCCGTCACCCACAGCACCGGGGTTCTGCTGGTCGGGTACGTCCTGCTCGGGGGAAGTGCGACCGACCCGCTCCCGTGGCTGCTGTCGATCCCGTTCCTGCTATCAGTGCTCCCGTCGATCACGCTGGCCGGCGTGCCGGACCGCGAGGCCGACCGGGCCGCCGACAAGGAGACGATCGCGGTTCGGTTCGGCGTCGACGGTGCCGCGAGGGTGGCGACGGCGACCGCGGGCCTGGCCTGTCTAGCGGCGCTCGTCTGGGTGGCGTTCGACGTCGGCGGCGGCGCCTACGACCCGCTGATCGCCCTCAGCGTCCCGCACGCGCTCGGGCTCTGCTGGCTCCTGCGGGATCGGCTGTGGGATCGAACGACGCCCGCTCGCATCGACGGGCTGATGGCCGCCGCGCTTTCGTTTCTGGTCTGGTTCGGCGTCGTCCCGCTGTTGAACCTGCTGTGA
- a CDS encoding alkaline phosphatase PhoX, which yields MVEFTRRNLMASSAAAAVGAGTVGLVGADEDPEEHDTLEAPYVKGNIDRFSTTAFGAEVTGPFVFDTGELLYSLQGPHDDNLEPFNAGGVGIFDDFRFTFNGKNDEFDELEPPRTDREEQQVLSAAGEYRLLVQTGDEINGGTERFGHPQTPDGQELVDVSEDGYDGIGDQADMNFFVSTDEEGLEGYLFTNNEIRPGGITRTPLYRDEDGYLQADLENAMELENTEPFREIGGTKVNCYGDLSPWETPLSAEEEYGHPRVNGLATVSDIVEQGSGVGLRGGSEFWNRPNILEVDSSLQELFGDEHEYPMGLHNNRNTEKHAYHLGVEPIDQNEVEGEDGLETANTPRPIGDEAFPNRYRYGKIVEVTEPTADVPTPVKHHVFGRAAWECPEVLPDERTVYLASDGGAKGIYKFVAEKPISECDDRMDVRGTLYAMNATEVSEGPVAETDLDIEWLPLGTASNAEVEAWISDYDDVTQVDYLETHAETDWADDLDQALMEADEEVAINGNQDYITDEEIVEWAEQYEERGPDGVDEDLRRVPFLETRAAAKEIGASIEFNKAEGIDAHDEAEPGDFIYFGISSLGGSMADEHGELRFDEVQTGVLYRAELEEDYNVSRLEPVVVGPNESDPTSILDESLINVDNVMVMDDGRVILCEDKGTFGRTYENDALWVYEPPAVLRADSVAVSHGATGEVDLTLSSIPDGLAGGRVTVSVEHADVAEITDASYHDALELTSGPSIDGDGSSVEFRFADLEDEIGATLDDVTLATLELEGVGTGTTDITIEVHSLDDDDGMAIDTQPRPGVVVVGPSPVGEGRAPTDLDGDGLFEDVNGNGRLDYQDVTLLFENLEGDAVQLNEAAFDFNDNGRIDYDDVVALYDEL from the coding sequence ATGGTCGAATTTACCAGGCGGAATCTGATGGCATCGTCGGCGGCAGCGGCAGTCGGCGCGGGGACAGTTGGTCTCGTGGGGGCGGACGAGGATCCCGAGGAACACGACACGCTCGAGGCGCCGTACGTCAAGGGGAACATCGATCGGTTTTCGACGACGGCCTTCGGCGCTGAAGTAACGGGACCATTCGTCTTCGATACGGGGGAACTCCTTTACAGTCTCCAAGGCCCGCACGATGACAACCTCGAGCCCTTCAACGCGGGCGGGGTCGGCATCTTCGACGACTTCCGGTTCACGTTCAACGGCAAGAACGACGAGTTCGACGAGCTCGAGCCGCCGCGAACGGACCGCGAGGAACAGCAGGTCCTCTCGGCGGCCGGCGAGTACCGGCTGCTCGTCCAGACGGGCGACGAGATCAACGGCGGGACCGAGCGGTTCGGCCACCCGCAGACGCCGGACGGGCAGGAACTCGTCGACGTTTCCGAGGACGGGTACGACGGTATCGGCGACCAGGCCGACATGAACTTCTTCGTCTCGACGGACGAGGAGGGGCTTGAAGGCTACCTCTTCACCAACAACGAGATCCGACCGGGCGGAATCACGCGAACGCCCCTCTACCGGGACGAGGACGGCTACCTGCAGGCCGATCTCGAGAACGCGATGGAACTCGAGAACACCGAACCGTTCCGCGAGATTGGCGGGACGAAGGTCAACTGTTACGGCGACCTGAGTCCGTGGGAGACGCCATTGTCGGCTGAAGAGGAGTACGGCCATCCGCGCGTCAACGGGCTCGCGACGGTTAGCGATATCGTCGAGCAGGGGAGCGGCGTCGGTCTCCGCGGCGGCAGCGAGTTCTGGAATCGACCCAACATTCTCGAGGTCGACTCCTCGCTCCAGGAGCTATTCGGCGACGAGCACGAGTACCCGATGGGGCTGCACAACAACCGGAACACCGAGAAACACGCCTATCACCTCGGCGTCGAGCCGATCGATCAGAACGAGGTCGAGGGCGAGGATGGGCTCGAGACCGCGAACACGCCCCGTCCCATCGGCGACGAGGCGTTCCCGAACCGCTACCGCTACGGTAAGATCGTCGAGGTCACCGAGCCGACCGCCGACGTGCCGACCCCGGTCAAGCACCATGTCTTCGGTCGCGCCGCGTGGGAGTGCCCCGAGGTGTTGCCCGACGAACGGACGGTCTATCTCGCCTCCGACGGCGGTGCGAAGGGCATCTACAAGTTCGTCGCCGAGAAGCCGATTTCGGAGTGCGACGACCGGATGGACGTCCGCGGCACGCTGTACGCCATGAATGCAACCGAGGTCAGCGAGGGACCGGTCGCCGAGACTGATCTCGACATCGAGTGGCTCCCGCTCGGAACGGCGAGCAACGCCGAAGTCGAGGCCTGGATCAGCGACTACGACGACGTCACGCAGGTCGACTACCTCGAGACCCACGCCGAGACCGACTGGGCCGACGACCTCGACCAGGCACTGATGGAAGCGGACGAGGAGGTCGCCATCAACGGCAACCAGGATTACATCACCGACGAGGAGATCGTCGAGTGGGCTGAGCAGTACGAGGAACGCGGCCCCGACGGCGTCGACGAGGATCTGCGTCGCGTCCCCTTCCTCGAGACCCGCGCGGCCGCCAAGGAGATCGGCGCCAGCATCGAGTTCAACAAGGCCGAAGGGATCGACGCCCACGACGAGGCCGAACCCGGCGACTTCATCTACTTCGGCATCTCCTCGCTCGGCGGCTCCATGGCCGACGAGCACGGCGAGCTTCGGTTCGACGAGGTCCAGACCGGCGTCCTCTACCGGGCCGAACTCGAGGAGGATTACAACGTCTCCCGACTCGAACCGGTTGTCGTCGGCCCGAACGAGAGCGATCCCACGTCGATCCTCGACGAGTCGCTGATCAACGTCGACAACGTGATGGTCATGGACGACGGTCGAGTCATCCTCTGTGAGGACAAAGGTACCTTCGGTCGCACGTACGAGAACGACGCGCTGTGGGTCTACGAGCCGCCGGCGGTCCTGCGCGCCGACTCGGTCGCCGTCAGCCACGGCGCGACCGGCGAGGTCGACCTGACGCTCTCGTCGATCCCCGACGGCCTCGCAGGCGGTCGCGTCACCGTCTCTGTAGAGCACGCCGACGTCGCTGAGATCACCGACGCCAGCTACCACGACGCGCTCGAACTGACCTCGGGGCCGTCGATCGACGGTGACGGCTCGAGCGTCGAGTTCCGCTTTGCCGACCTCGAAGACGAGATCGGCGCGACGCTGGACGACGTCACGCTCGCGACGCTCGAACTCGAGGGCGTCGGGACCGGGACGACCGATATTACGATCGAGGTCCACTCGCTGGACGACGACGACGGGATGGCGATCGACACCCAGCCTCGCCCGGGCGTCGTGGTCGTTGGTCCGTCGCCGGTCGGCGAGGGCCGCGCTCCGACGGACCTCGACGGCGACGGACTCTTCGAGGACGTCAACGGCAATGGCCGACTCGACTACCAGGACGTTACCCTGCTGTTCGAGAACCTCGAGGGTGACGCCGTCCAGCTCAACGAGGCGGCGTTCGACTTCAACGACAACGGTCGCATCGACTACGACGACGTCGTCGCCCTCTACGACGAACTATAA
- a CDS encoding O-acetylhomoserine aminocarboxypropyltransferase/cysteine synthase family protein translates to MGDTPDENKFATNSVHAGQVADPTTGARAPPLYQTTSYEFEDTEHAAALFGLEETGNIYSRIMNPTNAMLEERIATLEGGVGALATSSGMAAFDLATFILADVGDNIVSSSSLYGGTYTYLTHTVAKRGIETNFVDTLDYEAYAEAIDDDTAFVHLETIGNPALVTPDIERIADIAHDHDVPLFVDNTFATPYLCRPLEHGADLVWNSTTKWLHGAGSTVGGVLVDGGSFPWPEGDYPEITEPNPAYHGVNFFETFGEAAFSVVARTRGLRDLGNQQSPFDAWVTLQKLESLPLRMEKHCKNAMAVAEYLEDHPKVSWVNYPGLESHETHENAREYLEGGYGGMITFGLEDGYDAAETVCNEVDLTSLLANVGDAKTLIIHPASTTHQQLTEEEKLASGVTDDLVRLSIGIEDVDDVIADLDRAIDAI, encoded by the coding sequence ATGGGAGACACTCCTGACGAGAACAAGTTCGCCACGAACAGCGTCCACGCCGGCCAGGTAGCCGATCCGACGACGGGTGCCCGAGCGCCGCCGCTGTATCAGACCACCTCCTACGAGTTCGAGGACACCGAGCACGCCGCCGCCCTGTTCGGCTTAGAGGAGACCGGAAACATCTACTCGCGGATCATGAACCCGACGAACGCGATGCTCGAGGAGCGCATCGCGACGCTCGAGGGCGGCGTCGGCGCGCTCGCCACGTCGTCGGGGATGGCCGCGTTCGACCTCGCGACGTTCATCCTCGCGGACGTCGGCGACAACATCGTCTCCTCGTCGTCGCTGTACGGCGGCACGTACACCTACCTCACCCACACCGTCGCGAAGCGGGGTATCGAGACGAACTTCGTCGACACCCTCGATTACGAGGCGTACGCAGAGGCGATCGACGACGACACCGCGTTCGTCCACCTCGAGACGATCGGTAATCCGGCGCTCGTGACGCCGGATATCGAGCGCATCGCGGACATCGCCCACGACCACGACGTGCCCCTGTTCGTCGACAACACGTTCGCGACGCCGTACCTGTGCCGCCCGCTCGAGCACGGCGCCGACCTCGTCTGGAACTCCACGACCAAGTGGCTCCACGGCGCGGGATCGACGGTCGGCGGCGTACTGGTCGACGGCGGCTCCTTCCCGTGGCCGGAGGGCGACTATCCCGAGATTACGGAGCCGAATCCCGCGTACCACGGCGTGAACTTCTTCGAGACGTTCGGCGAGGCGGCCTTCTCGGTCGTCGCGCGGACTCGCGGGCTGCGCGATCTGGGCAACCAGCAGTCGCCGTTCGACGCCTGGGTCACCCTCCAGAAACTCGAGTCGCTGCCGCTGCGGATGGAGAAACACTGCAAGAACGCGATGGCCGTCGCGGAGTACCTCGAGGACCATCCGAAGGTCTCCTGGGTTAACTACCCCGGCCTCGAGAGCCACGAGACCCACGAGAACGCCCGGGAGTACTTGGAGGGCGGCTACGGCGGGATGATCACGTTCGGCCTCGAGGACGGGTACGACGCCGCAGAAACGGTCTGTAACGAGGTCGACCTGACGAGTTTGCTGGCGAATGTCGGCGACGCGAAGACCCTGATCATCCACCCCGCGAGCACGACCCACCAGCAGCTCACCGAGGAGGAGAAACTGGCCAGCGGCGTCACCGACGACCTCGTGCGACTCTCGATTGGCATCGAGGACGTCGACGACGTGATCGCGGATCTCGATCGGGCGATCGACGCGATCTGA